TCCAAATCTTGCTGTAGCAAATCAATTATCGTGCTTAACCAATCCACGTTGTTGTTGAGAGGGTTGTATACGTCGTTAATCTTCGTGTTGATGTATGCGATCTCCCATTCATCCTTTTTCTCTGCCAAACTTTCCGGTCCTGCAGGAATTTGGGATGTCTGTGGCTTGATGTCGATCGATGTTGCTTTGTTGGCGTCGATCGATGGTGATGTCGTAGCTTCTTTCTCAAGAATGTGCTGCATACTCTCAATCTCTGTCCTCATCTGTGCCATACTTCTGAAAAGCTCATTGTAACCTCTGTCCAAAGGTTGGGTTGATAAGTGTCATCTACCAATGTCTTGAGTTCATCTCCTAGTTTTTCCTGAGCTCCACAAATACTAGTCACCATCTCATTAATCTCATCATTGGTGTAGATCTCTGGTGTCAGTTTTGTAGGTGTGAAAGAAGTGGTATGTCTAGAAAGACATATGTGACTCTCCTCAAATAGGGATGCTCTCTCCAGAATTTTTCTAATGTTGTCCATGGTAACAGGGATCATCTCACCAGCTACGCTCCTTGCATATCCAGACTCATCTCTNNNNNNNNNNNNNNNNNNNNNNNNNNNNNNNNNNNNNNNNNNNNNNNNNNNNNNNNNNNNNNNNNNNNNNNNNNNNNNNNNNNNNNNNNNNNNNNNNNNNNNNNNNNGTCGAACGATGTAAGAGCATCCTTGTCGATCGATGTTTGGCCTACTGGTTGGCACGATTGGTGTGAACCAATTTCTGTTGTGTCGGCCCTTGGATGTTGGTCTAGAATAGTTGGGATGTTGTCTGGAATGCTGCGTTGCTTTATAAACAAGTTGTCTGGTCCATTGGCCAACTGAAGAATATCTGCTATNNNNNNNNNNNNNNNNNNNNNNNNNNNNNNNNNNNNNNNNNNNNNNNNNNNNNNNNNNNNNNNNNNNNNNNNNNNNNNNNNNNNNNNNNNNNNNNNNNNNCCCAGCTGGTCTGCCATAACCCTAGGTAGTATGCTGACTGATGCTCTTGTGTCACAAAGTACATGGGAAAATTCAATACCCTTCACCACACATGGTATTGCGAACTTCCCAGGATCACTCTTCTTCTTCAATGTGATCCTTAGTTCCATCCTTTCCCTGGCCTGATGAAACATTCTTCTAATGTCCTCCTCAGTCTCCTTAGTCTCTCTGAAGAGCATCCACTACCGGTGTGTGTAATAAACTTCATCAAAAGGTTTCTCCACTGGGATTCTGAGGACTCACTTAGTGAAACCATCCATCTCCTTCTCATTAGATTTCCTCTTAAGGTTTTTAGGAAGCTTCTCCTTTCTTTTCCTTAACCTTCTTTCTTCAGTTGTCTCATCAACTTTCATATGCTCTGGTGTAGTGTCTGAAGGGTTGGTTGTAGGTTCTGGTGGGTTTGCTAAAGGTTTAGGTGGTGGTCTGAGTGCGTTGATTCGGTCACTATCAATAAATGGTAATCGCACTCGGTAGGTGAGAGGTGTCTGTCGATCGATGGGAGGTGAGGGGGGTCGATCGATCTCAGTCTCTCTCTGTCGGTCGACTGATGGCTCATGTCGTCGATCGATTTTGACGTAGAGAGGGGGGGTGGGTGAGGATGTTTTTCTGCGAATTCCTCATGAGTCATGATTCGAACTNNNNNNNNNNNNNNNNNNNNNNNNNNNNNNNNNNNNNNNNNNNNNNNNNNNNNNNNNNNNNNNNNNNNNNCATGGTCTGTTAAGCGATGTGCACCCATTGACATCGATCGACACCAAAGTGATCCGCCGAAACTCATGGAGCTTTCAACTTCGAAGTCTCCTTCTCCAAGCTTCTCATGCTTCACCACTTGCCAGAAATCATCATCTATGATGGCATTTACATGGTGTTTTGCTTTCTCAACTCCTGCCTCTCTAGCCAAGTCTTTTTGCCTCTTTACAGTGTCTCTAGTCTGAACCACTTACATTTCAAGCTTCCTCACCTGAGTCCCTAAGGCCTCAATTCTCGTGTTCAGACTGTTGTAGGCGGAATCTATCTTCCCATTGAANNNNNNNNNNNNNNNNNNNNNNNNNNNNNNNNNNNNNNNNNNNNNNNNNNNNNNNNNNNNNNNNNNNNNNNNNNNNNNNNNNNNNNNNNNNNNNNNNNNNNNNNNNNNNNNNNNNNNNNNNNNNNNNNNNNNNNNNNNNNNNNNNNNNNNNNNNNNNNNNNNNNNNNNNNNNNNNNNNNNNNNNNNNNNNNNNNNNNNNNNNNNNNNNNNNNNNNNNNNNNNNNNNNNNNNNNNNNNNNNNNNNNNNNNNNNNNNNNNNNNNNNNNNNNNNNNNNNNNNNNNNNNNNNNNNNNNNNNNNNNNNNNNNNNNNNNNNNNNNNNNNNNNNNNNNNNNNNNNNNNNNNNNNNNNNNNNNNNNNNNNNNNNNNNNNNNNNNNNNNNNNNNNNNNNNNNNNNNNNNNNNNNNNNNNNNNNNNNNNNNNNNNNNNNNNNNNNNNNNNNNNNNNNNNNNNNNNNNNNNNNNNNNNNNNNNNNNNNNNNNNNNNNNNNNNNNNNNNNNNNNNNNNNNNNNNNNNNNNNNNNNNNNNNNNNNNNNNNNNNNNNNNNNNNNNNNNNNNNNNNNNNNNNNNNNNNNNNNNNNNNNNNNNNNNNNNNNNNNNNNNNNNNNNNNNNNNNNNNNNNNNNNNNNNNNNNNNNNNNNNNNNNNNNNTACAATATGTAGTCCTCGGGGACTCCATCCATACGAATAGCAGCGATAAGATCCTCAAACCTCTCTAGATGGTCCATAGGATGCTCGTGCGGTAACCCCGAGTAGGGTATCTGCGACACTAGTGTGTAGTACTGAGGCTTCAGCTCGAAATTCTGCTTCTGAATCTCTGGAAGTCGAATAGCAGATCTGTTGGCGTAGTACTCATCTGGACGATTGTAATCAGCCAGTGCCCTTGGTCGAGCAGCCTCTTCTATAGGTTGAGCAGCTCNNNNNNNNNNNNNNNNNNNNNNNNNNNNNNNNNNNNNNNNNNNNNNNNNNNNNNNNNNNNNNNNNNNNNNNNNNNNNNNNNNNNNNNNNNNNNNNNNNNNNNNNNNNNNNNNNNNNNNNNNNNNNNNNNNNNNNNNNNNNNNNNNNGCGACTGATGATCGATCGATGTACGCGGTGTAGTATCGATCGATGTCGAACGATGTAGATCGGTCGACGATGAAGGTCGGGTGTCGGTCGACGGTTGGGTGTGAGAATCGGTCGACGTGAAAGCTGCTGCATCGAGCGATGTGGAACGTTGGTCTTTGCGGATCGTTCGTTCCAACTGAGCAGGATCTTCTGAGAATAGCAGGTGTTTGTCCTTGTTGCTTCTAGTACTGCTGGGCATGCACCTGAAAAGACAAGAAAAAANNNNNNNNNNNNNNNNNNNNNNNNNNNNNNNNNNNNNNNNNNNNNNNNNNNNNNNNNNNNNNNNNNNNNNNNNNNNNNNNNNNNNNNNNNNNNNNNNNNNNNNNNNNNNNNNNNNNNNNNNNNNNNNNNNNNNNNNNNNNNNNNNNNNNNNNNNNNNNNNNNNNNNNNNNNNNNNNNNNNNNNNNNNNNNNNNNNNNNNNNNNNNNNNNNNNNNNNNNNNNNNNNNNNNNNNNNNNNNNNNNNNNNNNNNNNNNNNNNNNNNNNNNNNNNNNNNNNNNNNNNNNNNNNNNNNNNNNNNNNNNNNNNNNNNTATAATCCTATAGATGCCTAACAGTTGCATGCATGATATATTAGAGCTCAATTCCTTAATCACAGTGATCAGCGATGACAATGTTCCACTGGTTAACTAACTAGATCTTGGATCTCAACTGTCGTCTTTTGTTCACAAGAAAGTGTCGATCGATGATCCTATAGGGATATCGATCGATACACCTTTCGCAATATCTACAACTGACCGCTGTCGAATGCTGCTGCGAGTTTAAAAGAATGGCATCATGCCCTTTTGTCTCTAATCCACTCTGATAGCTCCTAATTCACCAAGTAGCCACTTAAATACCTTATATAGATAAATGTAGTTTTAGGTAACCTAAACAATATCTAAATGCTGTCTAAATGATCAAAAAATGCTAAAAATCATCAGTATATTATTTATTCCTTCCTGCATATAGAGAATTTTGTTACCTCTACTTAGTGCTTAATTACCCTTCTTCACCGAATTAATGACTATATACGTTTACCTCTTGGTAATACCATCATAAATGTGCTGAAATAAATCAAAATCAAAAGAATTGCATATTGTTCCCCTCAAAAAGACCATCATAAATTGGCTTTGTTTTTTTTACCTGAAAACTTAGCCTTCTGTCTTGGAAGAAAATAGAAGTGAACAAAGAGAAAGTCGACCAAGGTAAAGCAAAAACTGTTCTAATAACAAGTGCTTTTATTGAGTGTAGCATTGGCAATTGGCTATAGATTACTGAAAAGTACTGTTTCGTTTCAAATTTCAATTAGCACAGGGTCTGCTATTCAAACAGAGCGTCTTGGAAATTGGCTTACAACTTTAATTAGAGTCAAAATGTCATAGTCAAAAAATAAAACGTATCAAAAACAATTGTATATGTTCTCGTTAGTTTTAAACAATTCGTAGACTTGAAAAGGAAACAACGAAAGCAACCAACTTTACTAGCATTGTTCGGCTTGGTTTCAGTCTGATTCGAATTTAACGTGATAGAACCGATGAAACTTAAAAGTTAAAAGAAGGTTAAGTGCAAGACAGAAAAGGAGTAAAGAAGCTTCAAGCCATTAAACTGAATAAATATAATTTTTGTACAGCAAAAAAAAAGAGATTTTAAATTATAAACTTAGAGCCGCTGGGGACATATGAATAAACAGTCGCTTCAATCTTGTAAAATGTGATTGTGTTTTATAGTCTAAAATGAGCAACACTGCATATTCAGTTTGCGTATAGTTTGCTGAGAGTCGATCAAGTTACGACCTACCAAGCCCATCCACATATATAACCATTCCATTTTTGGATAAAAGTGGAAACTCATTACCAATAAGCTAATTTGTAGACAAGCCATTAAACAGTGTCATTCTTTAATTTATGTCTCTATATCCAATTTATTATCCTCAACTGTAATCTGTACCTCTTTTCTTCTTCTATATAATCCATTCCAAACCATGCATCTAAGCAATCAAATTAGACCCGTAACAGCTTCAATATCTTTTCAAAATTCTAAACACAATCGGCCGTGAGAAAAACAAAAATGGCCATGAGTTTCTCATCACTCACCAATCTCGTGCTTTTCTGTGCAGCTACGTTGCTTCTGGTCCACGCAGGTGCTCGCAACTTGCAGCAAACTCAGACTCTACCTGTTCATGGAGCTGCTTCTCCTACCAAAGCTGAGTCTCCTACCTTCAATGCCCCTCTAGACGACCGTAAGAATTTCATAGTGGGCGGTGCTGCAGGAGTTGGGGGATTCATGGGGATGCCTGGTGGAACTGGTATGACGTTGCCGCTTCCATCCGGGACACCGCTTCTGTAACGCCCCGACCGCCCACAGTTAATGGGCCACCCACGCCCGCTCTCTCGGCCCGTGGGCCCCATCCCATCCGACGGTCGGTCCGTTAATTTCTGAAGGCTCGAAATCATTGTTTACTGACCCTGCAATCACCACCCGACCTTTCCCCGTGCTTTGGCCTCACTCACACGGTATTGCGAATCAATTCTCGATAGGTCACCCATCCTTCCAGTACTCCAGCTCAAGCACGCTTAACTCTGGAGTTCTAAACGGATGTGTGATGGAAAAGGTAAGTCAACTTTGGTGACATAGGTAGTCAAATCAATTCTCTTAAGCCTTTTCATATATCAACTCGGGAAGTTACAGTTGTACTATCAACTAAGTGGATAGCCAAGGTCTGTGTTATTTGCTATCACTTGTCTAGTCTCTCATACATAATATGCTTTTACATAATTGTTTATAAAATCTATGACAGGTCTCAAGACGCCTCTCAGGTCAGAACGGAGATGGCTAACCAGCTCTGATACCACTTGTAACGCCCCGACCGCCCACAGCTAATGGGCCACCCACGTCCGCTCTCTCGACCCGTGGGCCCCATCCCATCCGACCGTCGGACCNNNNNNNNNNNNTGGGCCCCATCCCATCCGACGGTCGGTCCGTTAATTTCTGAAGGCTCGAAATCATTGTTTACTGACCCTGCAATCACCACCCGACCTTTCCCCGTGCTTTGGCCTCACTCACACGGTATCGCGAATCACTTCCCGATAGGTCACCCATCCTTCCACTACTCCAACTCAAGCACGCTTAACTTTGGAGTTCTAAACGGATGTGTGACGGAAAAGGTAAGTCAACTTTGGTGACATAGGTAGCCAAATCAATTCTCTTAAGCCTTTTCACATATCACAACTCGGGATGTTGCAGCTTCTTGGTGGCTCCGGTGCGTTTGGTGGTTTGGGCGGTGCAATGGGTTTTCCTGGTGTTGGAGCTAATGGTGGAGGTTCAGTTTCAGGAGGTGGTCTAGTGTCTCCATGAGAGAGTGAGAGAGAAATTAAGATGGTTGGTTTCTACTTTCTAGCATTAAGATGTGTTTAGTTTCTTTTGTACGTGATCTGAGTTTCGATCATATTTTGTTCTTGTTGCGTCTTTGTTGTCTTTGGCTGAATTTCCTCATCATTTGTTTGTTGTTGTTGTCGTTATGCTTGTGTGTTTTCTCTAGTAACTTTCGTTTTTATTTGAATCTTATCACTTATAATATGATGTATGGTAAGTACTTGACCATAAGATCAAGTGCAAGTCGAAAGAACAAAAATTACTTCAAAAGATAGTGGCCAGGGCCGCAACAGTACTAATGACTTCGACACAAGGTTTAATATTTGTCCAAAAGCCTTTAAAATCATCTTATTTTCAACTAATGGCTTGTCAGAGGACAAAAGAAAAGAAAAACAGTGAAGCAATTTCAAGGAGTGAACTTTTGGTGAACCATGTATATCCATTTTCTTTTTGACAATTTGATACTCGATCATTATATTGTCTTTAAGTCCAGCAAATATAAGCTAACTTAATAGAGCTTGATATGGAATTGCAGGAATTTCTACTTGGATTTGCTGTTAAACGTTAATTCTACTTCAAAAGCGTCTTCTTGTTGGAATTTTCCAATGTAGACCGGCCTCTAAAAAAGAAGTGTAGTTACACGCAATGCATTAATTAATATATTAGCTGCCTAAGAAATATAAATTGTAGGCTCTTGTATCAACATTACTATGAGTATAGAGATTTGGGTTGATCTGCTTGAAGACTTTGTTCTTCTTGTGCTAAAAAATCTGCCTTTCCTGTATTTACAAAACTCTCATGAAATACACAGTGTCATAAAGTGGGACATCAAACCAAAAGTAAACCTGCTTAGTTACATTTATCGCCGTCTAAATGTAGTAGATTCTCTTTGCTTTATAGTGTTATCTTCAAAGACTTGCTTCCACATAGGGATCCATATTTCCCGAGCAACTCTGACCGCATCCAGCTTCTGCTTCAGCCTGATTAAGATCACAGGCAAAACCGTCTTGTGGTCTTCTCTTACAACTGCAAACATATCTCCACGGTATAGCCTTTCGATGCATCTGTAGAACTTCACACCAAGATTTTCCAGGCTCATCTCCTCCTTTATAACTTGTTCCGCACTCTCCACTGCGCTTTTCAGAGCTTCCATCAACATATCACTCTCAAACATGTCCTCTTCGCATCTCGCCACTGCTTCTTCGTACTTGCTCAGTTTCTTACGTCTCGAAGCACCTTTAAATTGCATCACAGCGTACTTGTTGTTCAGTACCTTGTTTGAGACAGGACACTGTTCTTCCTCAGGGATAAGCTTATAGCTCGGTGTCACTCGTTCTAACTGCCTTGACGAGGTTCTTGCTTTCTTCAGAGACCTCTCAGTAGTTTGCAATAGTCTTCTCTTCTTTCCTTCCAAATCCATCTTGTCTAAGCCATGCGTTACGTCTTTCACCAACTCTCGCTCCTCAGAAACCCTAATCTCAGCAGCATCGGCTCCAATCTTTTGATCTTCTTTCGACTTGTTACCTACTTTAGCCCTAACCCCAAGACCATCTTCTCGTATTTCACCTTCTTCAAGTTCAAGACCCGTATCTTGAACGTTTTGTTGGGTCTTTCCACGTTCATCTTCTTGACCATTGTTTTTGAACAAAAGTGAAAGAGACTTACGAAACTGGCTGAGTTTGATTTTTTTCTTACCAAAGTCTTTAACGGAGGAGACTAACTCTAGCAACTCGGAAGGACCCAGTCCCTTACTGACCATCTTACAGAAGTTCTTGAGCGACTCAGCCTCAACCTCACTGAGTGCTTTATCTTCATCCTCTTCTTCATCTTCTTCTTGAGGCTTGTTGAGAAAATCTGTGAAGCATCGATGAAGAAAGTCGTCCTTCTTGAACAAAACCAGAGCAGATGCAATGAGTTGGGTCTTGTCGATTCTTCTGCGGTTAGAATCTATCAGCAAGGAGGTGAGCGTCTTCAAATCCGTCGGAGTTAGTCTCTCTTTGAAGATACTCCATAACTCGAGCGCGTTCTTCTTCTTCTTCTTCACCATCCCTTTCTCTTTGAATCTTATTTCTTCCTCGTTACGCACGCGACTACTCTTATAACGATGCTGTTGAGTAGTCATGTCTATTATATCTCCTTATATATTGGATGATAAAAGTTATTTAAATCACCGCTTTTACTTGTGTTTATTTATAAGAGAACTTTGAAAAAAAGGAGAACTATATGTATATATAGGTAATAAAAGTAAAACCTCGGTCGAATCCTTTAAATCTAGCCCGCAAGTGACGATAAACCCTAGAACCGCGGGATCGACCTTCGATCTCACCATTCTACCAATCGGCTTCCTCTTCCTAGCTTTGGTGATGGAAGCGTAGGCTATCAATTGCAAATTTTCGAATCAGGGATTTAGCTTTGCGGCGGTGTTAATCTGAGATTGGTGCTTGTTAACGCTGAATGAAACACGCAGAAGACGATCAACCTACACCGTTGATCGAACCTGCTATGGTATCGGAGCAGCCTGCACACGAATCCGACAGCGATTCGGATGATGATGAATCCGATTACTTGTCAAGGAAGCCAATTGGTCCTGTGGATCCGAGCAAGTCCACGGCCTCTGGAGCTACTGCTTGTGTGCCGTCTACGTTTGTGGTTGTAACGATGGGAGAAAAGTTCCTAACGGTGGAGCTTTGGTTAGGGTTAAGGTGACGCCCGGTGTAGGTGTTGGCGGTGAAGAGCAAGAAGGTGTGGTTAAAGATGTTGGAGATGGGAGTTATGCTGTTACCTACTTTGTGCCCAAGAGAGGTTAACTATATGGTGAGTGTTGAATGCAATGGGGATGCCATTTTGGGTAGTCCTTTTCCTGTCTTCTTTAGCCAAGGTAAAGGTTTTTATAATATTGTTTCTCTTGTGGTGTTTGATGTTAAAGGTTCTCTCTTTATGTCTGTAACAGGCTCCTCTTCTTCTTCTGCTTGATTGATTGGCTCTGCTCCACCTTCATACTCAAGCCTTATAAACCAAACAATGCCGAACTACACTGGTTCGGTTTCTGGGGATTTCTCCTGGTCCTTCTGGTGGTGTTATTCTGCCTGGTGCCTGGAGTCCCTTAGTGGTAGATGTGCTAACACTATGTGCAAGTTGAGTCATCCTCCTCAGAGTTTGCTCATGACTGCTATAGCTGCAACAACAAGCATGAGTAATCTTAGCCAGGTACCTATGGCACCTTCCGCTGCAGCGATGGCTGCTGCTCAAGCTATTGTCGCCGCACAAACCCTTCAAGCTCATATGCAAGCGCAAGCTCGATCAAACAAAGGCCCTTTAGGTATTGTGTCCTTTCATTGTTGGAACCATTGAATTTTAGTTTGCTTCCGTTGTGATACTCATGAGTCGTACTAGTTTATGGTTTAGGTTCCCCGGAAAAAGAAGTAAAGGGGGAAGCATTGAAGAAATATCTCCAAG
This sequence is a window from Brassica oleracea var. oleracea cultivar TO1000 chromosome C1, BOL, whole genome shotgun sequence. Protein-coding genes within it:
- the LOC106337103 gene encoding glycine-rich cell wall structural protein 1-like, translating into MAMSFSSLTNLVLFCAATLLLVHAGARNLQQTQTLPVHGAASPTKAESPTFNAPLDDRKNFIVGGAAGVGGFMGMPGGTGMTLPLPSGTPLLGGSGAFGGLGGAMGFPGVGANGGGSVSGGGLVSP
- the LOC106325184 gene encoding paired amphipathic helix protein Sin3-like 2; amino-acid sequence: MTTQQHRYKSSRVRNEEEIRFKEKGMVKKKKKNALELWSIFKERLTPTDLKTLTSLLIDSNRRRIDKTQLIASALVLFKKDDFLHRCFTDFLNKPQEEDEEEDEDKALSEVEAESLKNFCKMVSKGLGPSELLELVSSVKDFGKKKIKLSQFRKSLSLLFKNNGQEDERGKTQQNVQDTGLELEEGEIREDGLGVRAKVGNKSKEDQKIGADAAEIRVSEERELVKDVTHGLDKMDLEGKKRRLLQTTERSLKKARTSSRQLERVTPSYKLIPEEEQCPVSNKVLNNKYAVMQFKGASRRKKLSKYEEAVARCEEDMFESDMLMEALKSAVESAEQVIKEEMSLENLGVKFYRCIERLYRGDMFAVVREDHKTVLPVILIRLKQKLDAVRVAREIWIPMWKQVFEDNTIKQRESTTFRRR